The region ATTTCTACTTATAAATAGAGGCACACTTGGGTCTGTGGCTTCCGAAATTTGAATTGCTCTAGGAGAAAAACCTCACTTGAATTCTTCCGTATCAGAATTGCAGCGATGTTTCCTgtataaaacaaaccaaaataaaaatgtcaagaCTAAGtattttgtaaaaggaaaaggTCTTACCCCTTCCCTCTCCAAAAAGGAAATTGGCTACTGAATAGTTAATCTGTCAGATCCTCACAGAAATTAATGGTTATTCTTTGTAATAAGGGGGTATTTTCTAGAAGAATCTCAGTGCTTACATTTCTTCTCCCCCGCCCTTGCGCAGCTACCAGTCTAGAAGCCTTGAGGAATAGATCCCGGCACCATTAGCTCGTCTTTCTGGTTTGAAAGTATGCTCAAATATTGCTCAACGGTATTACATCAATGCGATAATCCACTTGGTGACAACGTTCCCACTTtcacagaacacacacacacgcaccatCCAACCAAAACCAGCCCTTCCAGTGCGGGTCTGCATTTTCACggatttatttcatttgtttgctttgttgttgttgtttcagcaTTTCCAAAGGCTTGAGTGTACTAGGAACAAAACCCCATCAATCTGTTCCTGGGCGGGTATGAGAAAAGAGCAGGTTTTGTGTAAGAGATGGGTTCACCCACTAATGGAAGAAATGGGCAAGTGCCATCACATTAACAAATCCAATACTTCGTGTTTTACGTTTATTGACATAAAACCCTTTTTCTGGGCTGCTTTACATTGAAGAACGCTGGCAGAATTTCTTTTGCCTGAATTGAAATTCATCCATTTAAGGAAACGGATGGCTCTAAATGAtatgtaattaaaatgaattatttaaatgcataatGTAACTCAGGCGAGATAAATCTGGCTCCATTTTCCCTCTGTCCCTAAGCTTGTGCTCCCTCGGGGAGTATTGGGCTGGAAACTGAACGTCTGTCTCCCACTGAGTGTATTTCAACCTAAGCTGAATAACCGGAGATTTTACCCAAACCCGGCAGGTGCAGCCGGGGCTGGGTTTGTTGGGTGGTATTGATCATGTGAACTGATTTCTCTTCATCTCCAGGGCGAGGCGGTCTGTAACCACCAGAATATTTAATGCAGCGCTATCTATGGCAGCGATTGTCACTTCAAAAGCAAGGGGACAGCTGGAATCGGGGaggtttatatataaatacatataaaaaacaACCCCGGACCCTGGGCTTGGCTCGGCCCCGCCCGCCGCTCGGCGGTTGACTacccagcctggctgcaggcgCTCGGCGTTCGGCTGGCCGGGACTGGCGCAGTGGCGGACGCCATGCGGACTCCGCGGCCTTGCGGCGTCTGCGGGGCGGCCGGCGCGGCCAAGTACCGCTGCCCGCGCTGCGCCGCCGCCTAGtgagggccggggcgggccggggggcggcggcgggcacggGACTGGGgaccgggggcggcggcggtggggacggggaggaggggggcgacGGCGCGGCCTGTCGTGGGGtgaggggggcggcggccgcccggTGAGGGGCCGCCTCCCGGCCTTACCGGCGGCTCTCGCCCCACAGCTGCTCGGTGCCGTGCTGCAGGACCCACAAGGGTGAGTGACCGGCGGgatggggccggggccggggccggggccgggcgggccgccccgccgctcACGCCGTCTCCTCTCGCAGAGCGATGCGCGCCGGAGCCGCAGCGGGAGCGTTCGGCGGCCGGACGGGCTCTCCCCGGCGGGGCGAAGGGCGCCGGGCAGGCGGCAGGTAGGTGGGGCGGGCGGGCTGTGCGGCGCCGGGCCCCCGGCCCCCTGCAGTCCCGCTGTGCTCCCCCGCAGGCGGAGCCTGGTCGGTGGAGGACATCCTGAGGGAAGGCGAGGAGCAGGACCGCGTCCCGCTGCAGAAACTCCAGCTTTTAGGTAATCTTGAGGAGTCGGAAGCCAGTTGGGTGTGTGGGTGGCGGGGGGGCTTCGGCAGCGCCAGTGGAGACACTCGCAATTCCCGTGAGCTCTTCATGGAGCACGGCAGTTTATCCCGGTTGTGTGACTCATTGAAACTGTTAGACTCATAGAAACCGTTGAAATGCCagtttatttgtaaaaaaaaaaaaaaaaagggtggtcTCAACTGCATTTGTAACTGTTCGAGATTAGTAttgtttatctttttccttttttttaaagcgGAATCGGAAGAACTGAGAGGCTTGCTTCTGAATCCACATCTCAGGCAGCTACTGCTGACCATCGATCAAGCAGAAGACAAAAGCTCCCTCATGAAGAAGTACATGCAGGAGCCGTTATTTGTTGAGTTTGCAGACTGCTGTTTGAGAATTGTTGAACCTCCGGAGAAGGAGAACATTCTTCCTGAGTGAGCTACTTtgggaatgtttttctttccttgagaCCTTTTTCCCTCTGACAGAAGAGATTCAACAGTAGCCCGTGCTGCTGGCGCGCAGCGTTCTGTGTGTTTCGTCAAGGTTTGGTCACACTTTGCTCATGGACATCAGTGCTCTAATTTTCAATTTAGAGTTGATTAGCAATGACGTAGTGTTGGACCGCTTGGTAGATACTAGGAGTTAAACCTGATGTACTATGGACTTGCGTTCTGTTAGTACAGAAATACTGTCAACCACGGGAAACGTTGCTTAATAacaattaatattaaatatatttgcttttattttaaccCACAAACtaatctgaaatgtttttgttcgCTAAACCTTGTTGCGGACGGTCAGACACCTTTACAAGGTAtttaacagtttatttaaaacacagaagagcTGAACATTTTGAAGACCCATGTGAGCAATACAGGGATGGTATGGAGCGCCTCTAATGAGAGCCCTGGCCCGCTGGCAGAGGTAATGCTGTTGACTAGCGCTAGAAACGTGTGGTGGTTGTGAATGTGTGTGTTTTGGTCCTATAGATAAAAAGCAAGAGTCCAGTCTTGCTTTTCCCTGAGACATCTGCCTTTAGTGTTACGGCCGACTGCGGCTCGCCCCCTTGGGCAGTCAGAAGTGTTGTGGTGGTACTGGATGCTCGTGGTCAGTCAGAATAGTTGTATCTCCAAAGGAGAATCCAGCACATATCGGAAACGTTTCCCTTTTTTGTGGTCTCGTTACCAGCCTCTTGCTTCTCCCAGGTAGTGCCAGAAGTGTTCAGTTCAAGTATACGGTTACACTTGATCTGTTTTAATTATGTTGAGTGTTCTTATACTACTGATATTTCCTCtaatatgtgcatgtgtgtgagagGGGGAATGCCCCCCCCATGCATTCTAGATTtgatttatattatattatattttaagtACAATGCATCAATATAGAAAGCTCTGAGGTAACGGCAGATATGGACGTTGACTAATTTGGAAGCAGCAGCTTGCAGACAGTCCTTCCCTGACGGAAAAAGTACAGTATGTGCAGGTGGCCAAAACCTATGTTGGAAGGAGTTTTTTTCTGTCCAGTAAAATCTGGTTAAATCCAGTGATAGAATAGGCATCCGTATGGGGGCTGACGTTTGCGTAGTGCAGGGGAGACTTCTTACAGTGAAACTTGATGGAGCcctggaagaaaaagaggtggaGAGGTCAGTTGATGTTTTGCCAGATTTTGAGCTAATTTTGCTATTCAAGACTAAGTAGTGCTAGGGAATGTGAATGTGGATAGAGGAAGACCTCCAAAGAAGTCCTTGTACAAATGTATTTAAGAGAAATGTTTACTACAAAGAGTAACAATGTGAGCTGAGATTAGCTTGAACTCTGAAGACCTGAGTATTTACTCCGTACTGAACTTGGTactgcttctttctccttctgatAACTCTGACCAGGCATAGGCTGCGTTCTTGCAAGCATAATTTTATGCAACCTCAAAAATTTatccacaaaaaaaccaagcatGGGCCCAGGGGATTGGATTGGTAACCAGAACGCAACTTCCACGAGAAGCCAGGCTGGGTTGTGGCTTCTTTGTAGTAAATGGTATCTAAGACTGTTCTGGGTGTCTGTTAGGAGATGACGTACTGGAGGGTTGTTCCCCGCTTTCTGCCCTGAAAATCCTCTATGTGATTTAGTCTGTGCAGTTACACAGGATTACTGGGGCGTTATTAATACCCCAGTGCTCTTCCCCAGGTGGATGCTTTTTCACGTGTTCACCTGTTGTGCATTTTGAATCccccaaacagaaaaaatacatagtACGTAACAGCAGAGCTCACGTCGGAATGCTCTGCTCTCCAGATTTGAAGCAAGAGCGTTGATGAGTTTGTTCCTGTGACAGAGATTAACAAGAGTTTTCACACTTGGTTGAAAGTCTCAGCTCAGCCCTGTGTCTAGCTTGACCTATAGATGTCAGTCAGCAACGGCCATCTGGCCTATCCACACCCGTGGAAAAGGAAGACTGCAGCCTGAGCGCAGACCTCATAGTCGCTCTGCTCAGTAGCAGAGTTCAGGGTCCTGACCTCACGACAGCTTAATTGTGCTGGTGACTCGAGTGGGTGAGGTACGTTACCTGTGGGAGAGCTCGAATGGAAGTGATGCCACAGCCAAAGAAACAGCTTTCCACCTTGTAGCAGTCGCTCTCCTGAAGTACCCTGAGGCAAGCCAGCAGGGACAGGTCTCTGCGAAGTCCCGTTACAGTAACGGGTGCAGCAGCCAGGACAAGGCCAAGAGGCCAGAACGGAATTATTGCATGCAGAGGCCTGGTTGTTTCCAAAGAGCAAGGTGGTTTGGCTGAGATTGTTGTAGCTCCAGGACCTGAGAAGAATGCCTTTTCTTCACCCTCATCCAATTCTGCTGCTGCTAAAGCAGCCATTTTTGCCtttgaagagaagcaaaatgatGTTCTTGAACAAAATTATCAAAACATcttgaacaaaatttaaaatcGCAAAACTAACAGTCTAAAAAAAGGGCATCTTAAAGGATAGGACACCCTTTGGGACACTGTCCCGTTTTACGATGGTAAGGAACGAGTTCATTCTgcagcctctgtgctgccagtctgcagaagcagctgtacAAGACTGGTGTCCATCCTCTACTTTTCAGCTTGAGAAAAATTTTCTGGAGAATCCACAGTATTGGTTTTGTACGGTTACTTGAcagaaggaatcatagaatcatagggttggaagggacctctggagatcatctagtccaacccccgtgccagggcagggttacctagagcaggttgcacaggaacgtgtccaggtgggttttgaatgtctccagagttggaggaGATTCTTTCTCAAACACAGAAGCGCCTCAGTCACTCAATTTCAGTGTATTTCTGTACCAACGTACTTACCTTCCATTTCCTCCAGCCACGCTTAATAACACTTGCGGCCTTGCGCATCCTTTGGAAGCGATTCTTGGCTAACCAGGAACGAACAGCTGAAGATTTAATGACAAGAAATCTGAGTACCCAGAATCTTAGAAGTGCTTGCACACAATGTAAGAGAGATGGTACTTCAGCTTGCCCCTTGCTCAATTAACATAACACCTCCTGCCACCTTAAACATCCAGCGTCACTGGAAGTGTTACCTCTTATATTCTCTTCAGCCACACCCTTATCAAATCACCTGCTTGGATGACAGTTGCAGACCGTCTCTCCTCCTCTAGTTTCTTCTCTTTAAATCTTCTCCAGCAACACTGAATGCAAAATGCTTTCTCATTTAACACCTCTGCTCTTCTAGCTTCGAGCCGCTCCAGCTGCATTGGGGATAGGAGCCTG is a window of Larus michahellis chromosome 7, bLarMic1.1, whole genome shotgun sequence DNA encoding:
- the ZNHIT3 gene encoding zinc finger HIT domain-containing protein 3; the protein is MRTPRPCGVCGAAGAAKYRCPRCAAAYCSVPCCRTHKERCAPEPQRERSAAGRALPGGAKGAGQAAGGAWSVEDILREGEEQDRVPLQKLQLLAESEELRGLLLNPHLRQLLLTIDQAEDKSSLMKKYMQEPLFVEFADCCLRIVEPPEKENILPE